Proteins co-encoded in one Gopherus evgoodei ecotype Sinaloan lineage chromosome 4, rGopEvg1_v1.p, whole genome shotgun sequence genomic window:
- the FANCF gene encoding Fanconi anemia group F protein, translated as METLLWQVEQLPGLLAVSRSGQVRDWDPPTLDRALQWGRYFQHLHGRFRAQPRLRAALGQRLRRGQHGPPLGFGHLGRCPELLGLALLGNRALPPAACHRLLRSLLLPPSGQATPGPFGLLARRRAAAQLLLPPPSPAPARPEELELEQSLRTEAQLLLSRLQEDEEEEEEQGPAGVLEHLPRPRVYRVLAALLLEQAGDNAGGEGASWAEHREGPRPAAAVLSWLLGEPGRLSVFCRLLPGSLLVALSARYPQLGTPYLHLLTNWGSRLRYDPLSGQWASSRCPSEDELSWEELRERFSCFMRGPAPLREAALASLKNLKIQDGDFEVCGLSVWTDLLLELEAPLLKTFER; from the coding sequence ATGGAGACGCTGTTGTGGCAGGTGGAGCAGCTGCCCGGGCTCCTGGCCGTGTCCCGCTCGGGGCAGGTTCGGGACTGGGACCCGCCAACCCTGGATAGAGCCCTGCAGTGGGGCCGTTACTTCCAACACCTGCACGGCCGCTTCCGCGCCCAGCCCCGGCTCCGGGCCGCCCTGGGGCAGCGGCTCCGCCGAGGGCAGCACGGGCCGCCGCTTGGCTTCGGACACCTGGGGCGCTGCCCGGAGCTGCTGGGCCTAGCGCTGCTGGGCAACCGGGCGCTGCCGCCGGCCGCCTGCCACCGCCTCCTGcggagcttgctgctgccgccCAGCGGCCAGGCTACCCCGGGGCCCTTCGGCCTCCTGGCCCGGCGCAGGGCCGccgcccagctgctgctgccgccgcccagcccagccccggcgCGCCctgaggagctggagctggagcagtcgcTGCGGACCGaggcccagctgctgctgtcccGGCTGCAGGAAGacgaggaggaagaagaggagcaggGACCGGCGGGTGTCCTGGAGCATCTGCCCAGGCCTAGGGTCTACCGGGTGCTGGCggcgctgctgctggagcaggccGGGGACAACGCTGGCGGAGAGGGGGCCAGCTGGGCAGAGCacagggaggggcccaggccggCTGCAGCGGTGCTCTCCTGGCTGCTTGGGGAGCCAGGCCGGCTCTCCGTCTTCTGCCGCCTCCTCCCGGGCTCCCTCCTCGTTGCCCTTTCTGCCCGATACCCCCAACTGGGCACCCCTTACTTGCATCTCCTTACCAACTGGGGCAGCCGCCTGCGCTACGATCCCCTGAGCGGCCAGTGGGCCAGCAGCCGCTGCCCTAGTGAGGACGAGCTCTCCTGGGAAGAGCTGCGGGAGCGCTTCAGCTGCTTCATGAGGGGACCTGCCCCGCTCCGAGAGGCTGCCCTGGCTTCTCTGAAAAACCTGAAGATCCAGGATGGAGACTTCGAAGTCTGCGGCCTGAGTGTCTGGACTGACCTGTTGCTGGAGTTGGAGGCACCTCTCCTAAAGACATTCGAACGTTAG